The segment CGCTATTGGGCAAGACGTTGAAATGATGACGGTATTAAAAGCAGTTATGTCACTTGATTTACCAGATTGCTGGGTATGTGCTGGTTTTGTAAGGACGAAAATTTGGGATACATTGCATGGAATAGAAAAGACACCACTTCCTGATATTGATGTCATTTATTTTAATCATCAACACACGGCAGAATATATAGATAAACAATTAGAAGAGAAACTTCATCATATTTTGCCTGCTCTTCCATGGTCGGTGAAAAACCAAACAAGAATGCATACTAGAAATCACGTTCCACCATATCTTTCATCCGAAGATGCTATCGCAAAGTTTCCAGAAACTGCAACTGCATTAGGGGTAAGACTAGATCAGCATGAA is part of the Virgibacillus dokdonensis genome and harbors:
- a CDS encoding nucleotidyltransferase family protein; protein product: MNAIGQDVEMMTVLKAVMSLDLPDCWVCAGFVRTKIWDTLHGIEKTPLPDIDVIYFNHQHTAEYIDKQLEEKLHHILPALPWSVKNQTRMHTRNHVPPYLSSEDAIAKFPETATALGVRLDQHENVILTAPHGIEDVLQLEVKPTPYFLQNEKRMQIYRQRVSKKNWQSTWKKLKIYVT